DNA from Candidatus Saccharimonadales bacterium:
GAGGGAGCTAAGGACGGCGAGTTCGACATCTGAATCCGCCCTTCAACCCTGACGGCAGCGCGCTCTCATTCGAGCAGCTGCCGTCAGGCAAAACCTAAGCCTTTATTTTGTCGGGCCGGTTTGTAATAATTCCGTCGACACCTATTTTTTTAAGAGACTGGGCGCGGCTAGGTGAATCGATCGTCCAGGCAAAAACAATTAAATTTTTATCCTTAGCTTTGGCCATAACGCGCTTTGTAATCGTTAAATAATTAAAAACGACGGTACTTAGGGGAACCTTTGCTTTTAAAAAGCTGTAAGAGAATGCGCCGTGAATCAAACCGAGTTTAATCTTCGGGTTTAGCTTGTGTACTTTCTCGAGGATTTTTAAATTAAATGAAGTAACTAAAAAATCTTCGTACGCTGCGTCTTTTTTAACTAACCGTTCAATATTTTCAACAACAGCCTCTTCGCAGCCACTACTTTTTATTTCGATATCGGCTTTGGCTTTGGGGTAAATTACATCTAAAGCCTCTTGTAGTGTTGGGATTTTTTGGTCAGCTTTGCCAACGTTTATTAATTTTGAATATGGAGTTTTTTTAATACTATTCCATTTAAAACCGGTACGCAGGGTGTTTGGATCGTGAATTACTACAACTTTGCCGTCTTTTGTGGCGCGAACGTCAAATTCAATCATATCTACGCCGGCTTGTAGTGCAGCCTCAAAGCCCTTGACTGTGTTTTCGGGCGCTATGCCGGCTGCACCTCGGTGGCCAATTATTTGCATACTATTATTATACTACGTAAAAACACGTCCGCGGGACTTTGGCGGGCAGGTACCTCATATTTTACCCTTGCTAAAATCTGGTATAATGTTAAAAAACTAAGGAGTAATAAATGCCTGATTTTAATAAAGTCCTGACCCCGGGTGACGTTAATAGTGGAATGATTAATACTGTGATTGAAATTCCGCAAGGTTCGTTCTTGAAAATCGAATGGAATCGTAAGGTCGCTGGATTTCAGCTTGACCGCGTTGAGCCATCGATCTTTGCAAAGCCAGTAAATTATGGCTTTATTCCGCAGACCCTAGACGAGGACGGCGATGAGCTCGACACTTTGGTTGTTAGCGACGAGCCAATCCCGACTGGCGTTTTTACAGAAGCTAAAATTATTGGTATTTTGAATTTCGAAGACGACGGCGAAGCTGACCATAAAGTTGTATGTGTACCTGCAGATGATCGAAACACTGGCGATTCGATCAATAGCCTTGATGACCTT
Protein-coding regions in this window:
- a CDS encoding inorganic diphosphatase, whose translation is MPDFNKVLTPGDVNSGMINTVIEIPQGSFLKIEWNRKVAGFQLDRVEPSIFAKPVNYGFIPQTLDEDGDELDTLVVSDEPIPTGVFTEAKIIGILNFEDDGEADHKVVCVPADDRNTGDSINSLDDLGARWKQKIEHHFTHYKDLKKPGSTKVLGWGDAEEAKKIINECIERFGK
- a CDS encoding glycerophosphodiester phosphodiesterase — encoded protein: MQIIGHRGAAGIAPENTVKGFEAALQAGVDMIEFDVRATKDGKVVVIHDPNTLRTGFKWNSIKKTPYSKLINVGKADQKIPTLQEALDVIYPKAKADIEIKSSGCEEAVVENIERLVKKDAAYEDFLVTSFNLKILEKVHKLNPKIKLGLIHGAFSYSFLKAKVPLSTVVFNYLTITKRVMAKAKDKNLIVFAWTIDSPSRAQSLKKIGVDGIITNRPDKIKA